GGACGCGGCCACGACCTCCTGGTACCGCTCCAGACCCCGCTGGATGGTCTCCGGCGAGGTGTTGCGGCGGCAGTAGATCTCGACGAACCCCTCGGTCTCCCAGCCGAGTGCCGAGGGGTCCACCCGGACGGTGAACCCGGTGATGGCCCCGGTGGCGCGCAGCCGGTCCACCCGGCGTTTCACGGCCGGCGCGGACAGGCCGACGAGCTGGCCGATGTCCGCGTAGGAGCGGCGGGCGTCCTCGGCGAGGGCGTGCACGATGCGTTCGTCGAGATCGTTCAGCACTGGGGGTGGTTCACTTCGCTTCTGGTGATGCTTCCGGTGTGGCCTCCGGGGCGGCGAGCCGCGACCGGCGATAGCCGTAGAGGAAGTAGAACACGAGACCGGCGGCCATCCAGAACCCGAAGACCACCCAGGTGACGGTGTCGAGGCTGAACATGTTGTACGCGCAGAAGGCGAAGCCCAGCACCGGCAGCACCGGGCCGAACGGCACCTTGAAGGTGCGCTCCAGCTCGGGCCGCCTGTAGCGCAGCACGATCACCGCGATGTTGACCAGGGCGAAGGCGAACAGCGTGCCGATGCTGGTGGCGTCGACGAGCTTGCCGAGCGGGATCAGGGCGGCGAGGACACCGCAGAACAGGGAGACGATCACGGTGTTCAGTCGCGGGGCACCCGTCCTGGCGTCGACCTTGCCGAGCGCCTTGGGGACCAGGCCGTCGCGGGACATCGCGAAGAGGACGCGGGTCTGGCCGTAGAGCACGGTGAGCACGACGCTGGCGATGGAGATGACCGCGCCGAGGGCGAGCAGGGTGCCCCAGAAGGTCTGGCCGCTGACGTCGTTCATGATCGCGGCGAGGGATGCCTGGGAGTCCTCGAACTTCGTCCAGTTCCAGGCGCCGACGGCGACGGCCGCGACCAGCACGTACAGCGCGGTGACGATGATCAGCGAGAGCATGATCGCGCGCGGCAGGTCCTTCTTCGGGTCCTTCGCCTCCTCACCGGCGGTGGAGGCGGCGTCGAAGCCGATGTACGAGAAGAACAGCGTGGCG
Above is a genomic segment from Streptomyces glaucescens containing:
- a CDS encoding Lrp/AsnC family transcriptional regulator, whose protein sequence is MLNDLDERIVHALAEDARRSYADIGQLVGLSAPAVKRRVDRLRATGAITGFTVRVDPSALGWETEGFVEIYCRRNTSPETIQRGLERYQEVVAASTVTGDADAVAQVFASDMRHFERVLERIAGEPFVERTKSVLVLSPLLRRFSSGSPT
- a CDS encoding amino acid permease; this encodes MLDQGAPPHNPTQPAPGVVTRLMRRKPVERLVAEGGQGEGGSLRRSLGLWQLTMISIGATLGTGIFVVLGDAVPEAGPAVTLAFVIAGLTALFSALSYAELAGSIPVAGSSYSYAYATMGELVAWVCGWCLVLEYGVSVAAVAVGWGEYLNELLDGTIGVTIPGALSSAPGEGGIINLPALIVVLLAMVFLLGGVRESARANTIMVAVKIAALVLFCAVGFTGFKSGNYADFMPLGMAGVSAAGATLFFSYIGFDAASTAGEEAKDPKKDLPRAIMLSLIIVTALYVLVAAVAVGAWNWTKFEDSQASLAAIMNDVSGQTFWGTLLALGAVISIASVVLTVLYGQTRVLFAMSRDGLVPKALGKVDARTGAPRLNTVIVSLFCGVLAALIPLGKLVDATSIGTLFAFALVNIAVIVLRYRRPELERTFKVPFGPVLPVLGFAFCAYNMFSLDTVTWVVFGFWMAAGLVFYFLYGYRRSRLAAPEATPEASPEAK